A window of the Cicer arietinum cultivar CDC Frontier isolate Library 1 chromosome 6, Cicar.CDCFrontier_v2.0, whole genome shotgun sequence genome harbors these coding sequences:
- the LOC101513945 gene encoding haloacid dehalogenase-like hydrolase domain-containing protein At4g39970 gives MVMASTFSFTLSHTSSTSHSYLSQTKHAFRCPTIKLPSSINRNNRRVFFKVSASFSSSFQALIFDCDGVILESEHLHRQAYNDAFLHFNVRSPSSSPQPLNWDIQFYDQLQNQIGGGKPKMRWYFKEHGWPSSTLFETPPTDDEERAKLIDTLQDWKTERYKDIIKSGSVKPRPGVLRLMDEARDAGKKLAVCSAATKSSVILCLENLIGLERFQSLDCFLAGDDVKEKKPDPSIYLTASKNLGISEKNCLVVEDSVIGLQAATKAGMSCVVTYTSSTADQDFNDAIAIYTDLSNISLKDLELLFQDIVAAK, from the exons ATGGTTATGGCTTCTACTTTTTCTTTCACTCTCTCTCACACTTCCTCCACTTCCCATTCCTATCTCTCCCAAACCAAACACGCTTTTCGATGTCCCACAATTAAGTTACCTTCTTCCATTAACCGTAATAACCGCCGTGTCTTCTTCAAAGTCTCagcttcattttcatcttcctttCAAGCTTTGATATTTGACTGCGATGGTGTCATCTTAGAGTCTGAGCACTTGCATCGTCAGGCTTATAACGATGCATTTCTTCACTTCAATGTTCGTTCTCCTTCTTCTTCTCCCCAACCACTCAACTGGGATATCCAATTCTATGATCAACTTCAAAACCAAATTGGTGGTGGCAAACCCAAAATGCGATg GTACTTTAAGGAACATGGTTGGCCTTCATCCACTTTATTTGAGACTCCTCCAACTGATGATGAGGAACGAGCTAAGTTGATTGACACTCTTCAG GATTGGAAGACTGAAAGATACAAAGATATAATCAAGTCTGGCTCT GTAAAACCTAGACCAGGAGTTTTGAGATTGATGGATGAAGCCAGAGACGCT GGGAAAAAGCTAGCTGTTTGTTCTGCAGCTACTAAAAGTTCAGTTATTCTTTGTCTTGAAAACCTTATTGGACTC GAGCGCTTTCAAAGCCTTGATTGCTTCCTTGCTG GTGATGATGTGAAGGAAAAGAAGCCCGACCCATCAATATATTTGACAGCTTCCAAG AACCTGGGTATATCAGAGAAAAACTGCTTGGTGGTAGAGGACAGTGTTATTGGTTTACAG GCAGCAACAAAAGCAGGGATGTCCTGCGTGGTTACCTACACATCTTCCACTGCTGATCAG GATTTCAATGATGCCATAGCAATCTACACTGACTTGAGTAACATAAg CTTGAAAGATTTGGAGTTACTATTTCAAGATATTGTGGCTGCTAAATAG
- the LOC101514280 gene encoding uncharacterized protein, with protein sequence MENETKQVIKHKNMDIFHILKQTIIIYFKNINFILFTFLTSLPYFFLMLYFETLFQQTVVQTPQIISSLPFLEKNPIRFQSISITNNILLIDVPSFSEDYLPVLLQLALIYTFPLHFLEFCSTVITMKLSSKLISSDNKMSLKDMFQNSIDISMMIGTFITSLYVLTLSNCLLIAFPWTVSNCYSLFSVFGLYLLVPLICCVAVGKLLMVYLEWSAIWNMSIVISVLDGIYGVGALRVSYFFSSGNRKRGLLLMLVFFVFGICLRLICIYFECYKGGNGIFLQIGILTVVNTLKWVSCVIYFNDCKERKLEKIADLEKGKVKLESNAPKE encoded by the coding sequence ATGGAGAATGAAACCAAACAAGTTATTAAGCACAAGAATATGGATATCTTCCACATCCTCAAACAAACTATAATCATCTATTTCAAAAACATCAACTTCATCCTCTTCACTTTCCTCACTTCTCTTCCTTATTTTTTCCTCATGCTTTACTTTGAAACTCTGTTCCAACAAACTGTAGTTCAAACACCACAAATCATCTCATCTTTGCCTTTTCTAGAAAAAAATCCAATTCGTTTCCAATCCATTTCCATTACCAACAACATCCTACTCATCGATGTCCCAAGTTTTAGCGAGGATTATTTACCTGTTTTGCTTCAGCTTGCTTTAATTTACACTTTCCCTCTTCATTTTCTAGAATTCTGTTCTACAGTTATAACTATGAAATTGTCTTCAAAGCTCATTAGTTCAGACAACAAAATGAGTCTCAAAGACATGTTTCAAAATTCCATTGACATATCAATGATGATAGGAACATTTATAACTTCTTTGTATGTTCTTACTTTATCAAATTGTCTCCTAATTGCATTCCCATGGACAGTGAGTAATTGTTACAGTTTGTTTAGTGTTTTTGGGTTGTACCTATTAGTTCCATTGATTTGTTGTGTAGCTGTTGGAAAGTTGTTGATGGTGTATTTGGAATGGAGTGCTATTTGGAATATGAGTATTGTGATATCAGTTTTGGATGGTATATATGGTGTTGGTGCTTTGAGAGTTTCATATTTTTTCAGCAGTGGTAATAGAAAAAGAGGACTTCTTTTGATgcttgttttctttgtttttggaATTTGTCTAAGGTTAATATGTATCTACTTTGAATGCTATAAAGGAGGAAATGGAATTTTTCTACAGATTGGGATTCTTACTGTGGTGAATACATTGAAATGGGTTTCTTGTGTGATTTATTTCAATGATTGCAAGGAGAGGAAATTGGAGAAGATAGCTGATTTGGAAAAAGGTAAAGTTAAGCTTGAAAGTAATGCCCCAAAAGAATGA
- the LOC101514600 gene encoding EPIDERMAL PATTERNING FACTOR-like protein 1: MTSKGDINTFMASLNSHQNFSTTTTILLTILLLLHPLLHPVSSSNKLQPSTPPQELLFEEKNKLGSIPPSCHSKCNECHPCMAVQVPSMGNFPLDLNKVSTMERKWVTPISLQGNSYSNYKPLGWKCRCGDHFFNP; encoded by the exons ATGACTTCAAAGGGTGACATAAATACTTTCATGGCTTCACTTAATTCACATCAAAACTTCTCCACAACCACCACCATCTTGCTTACcatacttcttcttcttcatccatTGCTTCATCCAGTTTCTAGCTCTAATAAGCTACAACCTTCAACTCCTCCACAG GAATTGTTATTTGAGGAGAAAAACAAGTTAGGTTCAATTCCTCCTAGTTGTCACAGCAAATGCAATGAGTGTCATCCATGCATGGCAGTTCAAGTGCCATCAATGGGTAATTTTCCTCTTGATCTAAACAAAGTTTCTACTATGGAAAGAAAATGGGTTACTCCAATATCTTTACAAGGTAACAGTTACTCCAATTACAAGCCATTGGGGTGGAAATGTCGTTGTGGTGACCACTTCTTCAACCCTTAA